From the Lolium rigidum isolate FL_2022 chromosome 2, APGP_CSIRO_Lrig_0.1, whole genome shotgun sequence genome, one window contains:
- the LOC124693142 gene encoding probable pectin methyltransferase QUA2, giving the protein MSRPLYRGFSGIGGNKDRCAAADEDRYDPKQEPSENGIASATPTASRGRRRHLAAAAARIALLVLAAAALLASVAWAGSLYAGRGTTAATAAASARRGYRRLQEQLVADLLDIGELAGAGGARAREAEACAPELDTHVPCYYNGSDALADVTDLGGGVVISYERQCAAAREGRVACLVPPPRAYRTPVRWPSCREFIWKDNVRISGHEFSSGSLFKRMMVEEDQISFPSDAHMSDGVEDYAHQIAEMIGLRNEFNFNEAGVRTVLDIECGFGTLGSHLFARNLLTMCIANYEASGSQVQITLERGIPALIGSFGTKQLPYPYLSFDMVHCAKCNVDWDKNDGVFLVEVDRLLRPGGYFVWTSNLNTHRALRDKENQKKWTTIRDLANNLCWEMLSQQDETIVWKKTNKKDCYSSRKSEPVLCAKSHDPESPYYQPLNPCIAGTRSRRWIPIEHRTTWPSQARLNSTELDIHGVHSEVFAEDTSNWDSMVRNYWSLLSPLIFSDHPKRPGDEDPQPPFNMLRNVLDMNAHFGGFNAALLKSGKSVWVMNVVPTNAPDNLPLIFDRGFIGVQHDWCEAFPTYPRTYDMVHADGLLSLEKRQKHRCSTLDIFLEVDRILRPEGWIMIRDTAPLIEAARSVAAQLRWDARILDLDIASDEKLLVCQKPFLRKQ; this is encoded by the exons ATGTCGCGGCCGCTCTACCGCGGCTTCTCGGGGATCGGCGGCAACAAGgaccgctgcgccgccgccgacgaggacCGCTACGACCCCAAGCAGGAGCCCAGCGAGAACGGCATTGCCAGCGCCACCCCAACCGCCTCCCGGGGCCGGAGGCGGCacctcgcggcggcggccgcgaggATCGCGCTCCTCGTGCTAGCCGCGGCGGCGCTCCTGGCCTCCGTGGCGTGGGCGGGGTCGCTCTACGCGGGGCGTGGCACCaccgccgcaaccgccgccgcgtcCGCGCGCCGCGGCTACCGGCGCCTGCAGGAGCAGCTGGTGGCGGACCTGCTCGACATCGGGGAGCTCGCGGGCGCCGGCGGGGCCCgcgcgcgggaggcggaggcgtgcgCGCCCGAGCTCGACACCCACGTCCCCTGCTACTACAACGGGTCCGACGCCCTCGCCGACGTCACGGATCTGGGCGGCGGCGTCGTCATCAGCTACGAGCGCCAgtgcgcggcggcgcgcgagggccGCGTCGCCTGCCTCgtcccgccgccgcgcgcgtaCCGCACGCCCGTGCGCTGGCCCAGCTGCAGGGAGTTCATCTGGAAGGACAACGTGCGGATTAGCGGACACGAGTTCTCCTCCGGGAGCCTCTTCAAGAG GATGATGGTGGAGGaggaccagatctccttcccgtccGACGCGCACATGTCGGACGGCGTCGAGGACTACGCGCACCAGATTGCCGAGATGATTGGCCTGCGGAACGAGTTCAACTTCAACGAGGCTGGg GTGAGGACAGTCCTCGATATAGAATGTGGATTTGGTACCTTGGGGTCACATCTTTTTGCGAGAAATCTCTTGACTATGTGCATTGCTAACTATGAGGCGTCTGGCAGTCAAGTGCAAATCACACTAGAGAGAGGAATTCCTGCACTGATTGGTTCATTTGGAACAAAGCAGCTTCCATATCCTTATCTTTCATTCGATATGGTGCACTGTGCAAAATGCAATGTTGACTGGGACAAAAATG ATGGGGTTTTCTTGGTTGAAGTGGACAGACTCTTGAGGCCTGGTGGATACTTCGTATGGACATCAAATCTTAATACACACAGGGCCTTACGTGacaaagaaaatcaaaagaaaTGGACAACCATTCGTGACTTAGCTAATAACCTCTGCTGGGAGATGTTGTCACAGCAAGATGAGACGATTGTCTGGAAAAAAACGAATAAAAAGGACTGTTACAGTTCAAG GAAATCTGAGCCTGTGCTTTGTGCTAAAAGTCATGATCCAGAATCGCCATACTACCAACCATTAAATCCCTGTATAGCAGGAACAAGAAGCCGGCGTTGGATTCCCATTGAACATCGCACAACATGGCCTTCTCAGGCTAGATTGAACTCAACAGAGCTTGATATACATG GTGTGCATTCAGAAGTCTTTGCTGAGGATACCTCAAACTGGGACTCAATGGTGCGAAACTACTGGTCTTTACTGTCTCCACTTATATTTTCTGATCATCCAAAGAGACCCGGCGATGAAGACCCACAGCCACCATTTAACATGCTTAGGAATGTTCTGGATATGAATGCTCACTTTGGTGGATTTAATGCTGCCCTACTCAAGTCAGGAAAATCTGTATGGGTGATGAATGTTGTTCCTACAAATGCCCCGGACAATCTACCTCTAATTTTTGACCGTGGGTTTATTGGGGTTCAACATGACTG GTGTGAAGCGTTTCCAACTTACCCGAGAACATATGATATGGTACATGCTGATGGCTTGCTATCACTTGAAAAGCGTCAAAAACATAGATGTTCCACTCTTGACATATTTCTGGAAGTTGACCGCATCCTACGACCAGAG GGCTGGATTATGATACGTGACACCGCCCCTCTTATTGAAGCTGCAAGATCAGTTGCTGCTCAGCTCAGGTGGGATGCCCGTATTTTGGATCTTGACATAGCTAGCGATGAAAAATTGCTGGTCTGCCAAAAGCCCTTTCTACGAAAACAATGA